The sequence TAATGATTTTTTCCTtgcgttttgttttttattttaaagatcttATAGTTTTATTTGATTGTATGTGTCTCgccatgtttttgtttcttattttaacTTACTCacgttttaaattgtttttgtccgATGTGATCCGTGTTGCACTTTGGACTCTTTATAGCACTTCGTGTCCCTATGGTTTTTTAAAGTGTTCTGCAAATAAAGTTGCATTGGATTGCATTGGATGACGACTTTCCATTTGGCAGACCTACCAATTAATCCAAACAGCCAGGGTCGGTTCCTTAATAATATTAGTGTTTAGGTAAGGTTATACTACTACCCCTACTACTACTACActgctcctttagtcatttcatctaggaagaaagaacagataaactctgagccatttttcaaggttagagtataaaagagagcacatataattagtcatagtaaaagttcagtcagtagctatgtctaggagagagacagggttaaacatttaaagacagggccaagtgtatcatcggtagaagttgagcattaagttgttgccagcagaagcttggacgatgccccctcCAGGaaagtgtcacaggtagacacatagtcaggtcaggtgtagcttctaggaagagaaaagagagagaacataaagttaaaagctgaaataacagcaaataatgcaaaatttgagagtagtatgagaatttAGCGAAGAAAGTGatcatgtcctccagcagcctaagcctaaagcagacctctctctctctctatatatatatatatatatatatatatatatatatatagatatatatatatatacatatatatatatttatatatatatctatatatatatatatacatatatatattaatatctaTATATTTCTTAGTAATGATTTTATTCGTTCTAAACCTGGAATACATTATTGTGTGTAAAACAGCTCATCAGAATTAACTAAATGTAAACTTTAGAGCTCATTTATTGGGGAAAACCGTTCCAACATTACTTTCGTACTGGAGCTGTCAGACGTGCCACACACAATATGGCAGGGGCGCTGACGTATTGGCTTCTACGGGGCACGGAAGGTGTAATTTGCTTTTGTGCCTGTGGTCAGAACAACGTTCACCAATTTTtcaagtttaaaaacaacatcCTCCACAGTTTTAAGCAGTAAATTATTTCGTCTTACGAATCactaaatgtaagaaaaaatatTCTGCAACAACTACTGGTACTGTAAGTATCATGTTTTGGGTAGTTTAAATACGTGTTGCATAAGGAAGTGACGTAGTATTGATACTGTGGTGAAGTGACCTATCATCCCAATAAAAGGTGGGGGTATTTTTATTCTAATTCTGACTCATTTTAGACATGCTCTTACTAAACAACTGACCATTAGAGATATATATCTAATGGAAACTGTACATTTTCTCAAAGAGGTGCGCCATACAGGTTTACGTCACTTTCTATGGCCTTGGCGCTACCTCGACTGTTCCGTCCAATTTTTGCATGGGTGGTCTCGTAGCTCAGGCTCCGTGTATTCCGCGCTGTTGTTGAACAACATAGGCTGCATGTAAATTATAATAGTAAAAGTGCTACCATGATGCTGCCTGACTTGAAATGTTAATACGAACTATGTTTGGCcagttgttgttgttgactCGTGGctcttgtttgttttggtttttattggAGTAGTTCCAGCAGCTGGTTGACCATGGACACCCTGTCCGGCCACAGCTCctacctcctccagcagctccaGGAGCAGAGGATTCAGGGGCTTCTCTGTGACTGCATGCTGGTGGTCAAAGGTGTCTGCTTCAAAGCCCACAAAAATGTCCTGGCTGCTTTCAGCTCCTATTTCAGGTGCCTTGATGTCTTGATTTAATCCATCTTTGTTAGCTTACTTACTGTTAAAtcaaactgagatgttacaagaCAACCAAATGTGCGCAGATGCATCTCAAACTGCACTATTATCAAAAAGttagtttattttagtaattcaattaaaattGAAACTCACTTATAGAATCTTGATAcacaaattgatttttttaaaagttatttcaagcgtttatttctgttcatttttaagATTATGATGtaattacagctaatgaaatcCCACAATTCAGAATCGAAACATAGAAGACAAATCAAAAAAAGAATTTTAATAAACAGCTATTATGCTATGGCCTACACATTCATGGGGAATGGTGCTTACTTAACAGATGTCCAGCAGACAATCAGTGACACCCACCTCAAGGATGGTTAGCTGGCTTTATCCGACCATATTAATGGTCACGCCAGGCCAGGAGAGTTTTACTAATTCCTTAAAGGGCAATTTGTTTACCGTCACCCAGTTCGTGTGCAGTCCAGGAAGGGAGACAAAACCTATATACATACACTAAATATAAATAAGTATGAAGCATAACAGAAAGTTGAGTATGATAAAGTGCGTTAGAAAAAGGTTTACAAGCAACAACAATAATCACAGTCTTGAGAATCAAGGGCCATTGTGAGGCTGGAGTGGgggcttcaagagccaccacccATAGATGTACCAAGGATATATGTGGCAACTGTCACGTTCCTTATGTTAAGTCGGccctgaaccagagacagtGCCGAACCtgtcttacctgggctgaggttaaaaaggactggacttttactcagtggtccaaactCCTCTTCTCAGAAGAAAGTATATTGCGTATTTCATAACGAAATCAATGCCCCAGAGTGTGGAAGACGAGTTTAAAGGCACACAACCCAATTTTCTTGAGGTCCAATGTGAAGTTTTGACAGTCAAAAGTGATTTATGAGCCATGTCATCTGATGGTGTTGTTCCTCAGTGTTTTACCAAGTCTAAAGTCAGTGTAGCCTTCTACCCGGacatttttagagcacttcTTAGTATTCTGCTAACAGTCTTCATGTAGATTTTGATTTCGGGACCTACTTGCACTGCCTACATTActtgaatctgattgagaaGTTGTAaaaggagctaaagattagggtgatggcaaggtgccttccagcctcaaagactagacttggagctcatcaccaccaaagataaataatcagaaTACCAGTagaaacaagcaaaacaaactGGTCAGTAATTATAAAAAGggttgattgctgtaatgccaaacAAAAgttttttccattgattattgagaaagGTTTAAATGACTTTTGCCTTGCCATTACTATTAAAATGTACATTGAACAAGAATAATAATTTTACTCAAAATTAATACACCTTTAACATTGATgcattatcttttgagagatgcctgtcacatttcctatcagaaacaaacttgtgGGTTGAACAAAAGTACGTTTACATCAAACTCTTCCAGGGTTATGAATAATCttggttttaactttaaatttcaGTAGACTGAGATTTCTGTGGTAGAAATGCTTTTCAATTGGTCATGAGTAATATTCAATTTTTATAGGAAACTGAATGTTGGGTTTCATGATCTCTAAGCCATAATTAtccaaattaaaaagaaataatggcttgaaaagtatttatattatagtcactttttgaatggaattactgaaagaaaaaaaactgttcagtggtgttctaatttattgagatactTCTGTATATGTTACTTTATCTATGACTTGATCTCTTCAGGTCTTTGTTCCAAAACTCTCCCAGTCAAAAGAGCGACGTGTTCAACTTAGTGATCCAGGATGTCAGCGGCATCGGCCAGATACTGGACTACATGTACACCTCCCATATCGACATTAATCAGGATAATGTACAAGCGCTCCTGGACATTGCTCAGAGTCTGCAGGTTCCAAATGTGCAGAGCATGTGCAATGCTTTCCTGAAACCTTGCCCACCTCCTGTAGAGATGCCTTCGTTTGCGCTGCCAGGCATGCTGAGCTCAGAGCACGACTGCCTTTTGGGGAGTAATCTGCCTCACGATGTTGACCTCCACTGTCCGTCTGATCCCCAGAGGTCCAGCTTTTATAGTGACATGGATCACACAAGGAGGATGCCAGTAACTGTGTCTAACAACAGCTCAGCATGTGACATACAAAGCAGCTCCCATGCCCCAGCAGAAAAGCAGCTTGTTCAGGGTTACAAACTCCGCAATTTCTACAGTAAGCAGTACTTTAAGCAAAGTGCAATACAATATAACAATGCAAATCAAGGCCCAGGTCCATTGGTATTGGTGGAAGAGCAGCAAGGTCAGCTGGGAATGAGCCAGGGTGGCAATAACGCTCCTGTGAGTTTAGGAAACACAGTTCAGCCTACCCCACCGTGTACAGCTGTAACAGTGGAAAAAAATGCTGCCTCTTCTTTGACACCctcaaataatttaaacaccCCTACCTGTGAGTCAGAGGACTCCACCATCAATAAGCCTGTCCGGCCAAAAAAGGCAGTTTACCTGAAGAAATACAACTACCTCCGGTCTCAGAAAGCTTTAGAGGAGATGTGCACTGAGTCGGTCACCAAGCCCATTCTCAGCTGTCCCAAAGAGAGCCATCAAGGGGAGCCTGTTGCCCAGGCTGAAGCTCCAGATGAAACTCCAGAAGCCCCCATAGGCAGCAGCCCTCTGGGAAGAGAGGGGTGTTCTGAGGCAGCAGACACCCAGCTTCCCAGTCCTCCACCTGAAAACCAAGAGGAGCAAAATTTGAAGCCTCAGCCAGAGCCTCCTCAGCAAGGAGGGCACAAGCAGTACTGCTGTGAAGTGTGTGGGAAGATCTTCAAACATCCGAGCAACCTGGAGCTCCACAAGCGCTCTCACACTGGTACATACTGGTACATCTAAGTACATACTAATACACAGTGATGGCCTTCATCTTGAATGATTCCTTGAATTGTTTCAAAACACAGCCTGAAATTTTGTGTTTCAGGTGAAAAGCCATTTCAGTGTAATATTTGTGGCAAAAACTTTTCTCAGGTATTTTCTGCTGCATAATCTCACTTTGCACATTTgttctttaaaatttttgttatAAAGAGATGTCAAAGGGATTTTATCTTACAGGCAGGGAACTTACAGACCCATCTGCGGCGACATTCTGGAGAGAAGCCGTACATATGTGAGCTATGTGGTAAAAGGTAACTTCTTGTGTAATGCGGGTTATTTTCTAAATCaacttatttaataattttccttttaatcatgttttatgtggttattttttttttttgaaaaatgaagtaaatgtttcaattttacaagctttttaatttaaatgatctCACAAATAAcaatttagaattttatttatataaaattttACTTGACCTTGTTGCAGCatatttgttatatatatatatgtatatatatatacatatatatatatatgtatatatatatacatatatatatatatatatatatatatatatatatatatatatatatatatacactgctcaaaaaataaagggaacacgcaaataacatcctagatctgaatgaatgacaaattttcattgaatactttg comes from Girardinichthys multiradiatus isolate DD_20200921_A chromosome 20, DD_fGirMul_XY1, whole genome shotgun sequence and encodes:
- the zbtb49 gene encoding zinc finger and BTB domain-containing protein 49 is translated as MDTLSGHSSYLLQQLQEQRIQGLLCDCMLVVKGVCFKAHKNVLAAFSSYFRSLFQNSPSQKSDVFNLVIQDVSGIGQILDYMYTSHIDINQDNVQALLDIAQSLQVPNVQSMCNAFLKPCPPPVEMPSFALPGMLSSEHDCLLGSNLPHDVDLHCPSDPQRSSFYSDMDHTRRMPVTVSNNSSACDIQSSSHAPAEKQLVQGYKLRNFYSKQYFKQSAIQYNNANQGPGPLVLVEEQQGQLGMSQGGNNAPVSLGNTVQPTPPCTAVTVEKNAASSLTPSNNLNTPTCESEDSTINKPVRPKKAVYLKKYNYLRSQKALEEMCTESVTKPILSCPKESHQGEPVAQAEAPDETPEAPIGSSPLGREGCSEAADTQLPSPPPENQEEQNLKPQPEPPQQGGHKQYCCEVCGKIFKHPSNLELHKRSHTGEKPFQCNICGKNFSQAGNLQTHLRRHSGEKPYICELCGKSFTASGDVQRHKVVHTGEKPHLCDICGRGFNNLSNLKEHKRTHATDRTFTCDQCGKSFNTHRKLLKHKVRHTGEKPHSCATCGKCFIGSGDLQRHIRSHTGEKPYICDTCGKSFTRSAMLRRHSNMHCKGPPVSSPATDSPEQTQNSDGPASFAKPLSQNKPIAATTEQHFSAMIPDTDLGKASSCSPPPTQAIQPLETPGPSMHLSPALTSLPELRSLVPHHLLTSSHQERGAALLPADRIKLNKPTQEAVYGPYVENGNTCIDRDPAGRPYLPPSDNHCSSFTGSSRPYRSSEGQFISSVTLWGLAMKTLQNENDNDMEQ